The DNA window TTCGTACCGCATGAGCCGAGTTGGGCGCCTGAGCTTGCATGCGTACGGGCTCGCGCTCGACGTGCACGAGATCGCCTTCAACGGCAAGCGGCAGTCCGTGGAGCTCGACTTCGCGCGCGGCCTGCCTGATGGCTGCAGCGCCGCCGCACCCCTGCTCAATCAGCTGGCCTGCCGTCTGAAGGCGACGCACCTGTTCAAGGAGCTGCTGACCCCGGACTACGACAGCGATCACCACAATCACATTCATCTGGCCATCGCTCCGGTCGACAAACCCAGCGCGCCCGCTCCGCCGAAGGCCGCTCGACCTACGAGTGCTCGAGCACCCTCGCCCGCGGTCCCGCTCGCAGCACCGTCAAGAGCTGGCCGCGACACCAAGCCGCGCCAATCGAGAACCAGGCCCGCGAAGAGCGAGCCCCAGCAGAAGAGCGAGCCCCAGCAGAAGAGCGGGCCCCGCCAGAACGACGAACCGCAAAAGAGCGAGCCCCCGCAAAAGAGCGAGCCCCCGCAGAAGAGCGAGTCCCCGAAGAGCGAGCCTGCCAAGGACGAGCCATCGAAGAGCAAGCCCCCGAAGAAGAGCGAGCCATCGAAGCACCGACGCGGGCCCACCAAAGCGGGGCCGCCCAAGACCGAGTCGAAGCCCGATTTGCCTTTGGATGATCCGCCCAGAACGGAACCCCCCCGCGCACCTAAGCCGGACCCGAGCCCTGCCCCGCGCAAGGACGCAGCCAAGTCTCGAAAACACCCTAGGAAGGCCCAGCACGCTCGCGACAAATCCCACGCAACGCGGCGCGCCCACCACCCGGGCAGGCAAAATCGAGCCCGTCCGAGCTCCATCTGACGCGATCCGCTCGCAAGTCTTTCGCCAGCTCCTCGATTCGGCGCAGCGGGTGCGGAGGTCACGCAATCTCGCGATCGCCTGGCCCCTCCCCAAACGGTGCTGAGCGCATCGCGCACGCCCTCCTGACTCACCCGGCGCAGCCACGGAACGCCCGGGAACGCGCTGCGGCGGACTGATCGCGGACCTCTGGTATGCCTCGTGCAGAGCCGCCCTCCATGCGGGGCATGCCACCGATCGGCAGCGTGATGACACCGTTGCCCTACTCAATCGACGTTTCCGAGGACGTGGTCACCGCGCGGGTCGTGATGGAGGAGCACGACATCCATCATTTGCCAGTGACGAGTCAGGGCAAGATCGCAGGCGTGATCACCGCCCGGGACATTCAGGTCGCGGGCGCGCTCGCACCCAGCGCCGGCCCGCTCACCGTCCGGGAGGTGTGTCACATGCCGGCATTCGTGGCCGACCGTGCTGACCCGCTCGACGCGGTGCTCTGCGAAATGGCCGAACGGCAGCTGAGCTCCGCGGTCGTCGTGGACTACGATGGCAAGC is part of the Myxococcales bacterium genome and encodes:
- a CDS encoding extensin family protein; this encodes MSRLSVIAALVLTLGSGCAREPAPQAPLRYRGAELGYGAWAPPGLVEPPDQPRVAALGYGAPTLPSAPDPTGSAPRRVEPVSRPDVPVFSGSEIPSADACIAELARSGVTFARVSEKRGVDTPVEVTSKIGGVRYESGGTTRMLADCRLVVALGRIAPVLADLGVTAMRFSGAYSYRMSRVGRLSLHAYGLALDVHEIAFNGKRQSVELDFARGLPDGCSAAAPLLNQLACRLKATHLFKELLTPDYDSDHHNHIHLAIAPVDKPSAPAPPKAARPTSARAPSPAVPLAAPSRAGRDTKPRQSRTRPAKSEPQQKSEPQQKSGPRQNDEPQKSEPPQKSEPPQKSESPKSEPAKDEPSKSKPPKKSEPSKHRRGPTKAGPPKTESKPDLPLDDPPRTEPPRAPKPDPSPAPRKDAAKSRKHPRKAQHARDKSHATRRAHHPGRQNRARPSSI
- a CDS encoding CBS domain-containing protein, translating into MPRAEPPSMRGMPPIGSVMTPLPYSIDVSEDVVTARVVMEEHDIHHLPVTSQGKIAGVITARDIQVAGALAPSAGPLTVREVCHMPAFVADRADPLDAVLCEMAERQLSSAVVVDYDGKLTGILTLADVCRLYAEALSGHFPQKSRP